The genomic region GAGATAGAGTCCGCATCGAGCGCCGGGTTCGCGTCGAACCGGTCCAGTATTGCGCGCTCCTCATCGGAGTCGGGAATCTCAGTGACGAGTTTCATCTGGAATCGGTCGCGCTGTGCCTCCGGGAGTTTGAACGTCCCCTCCATCTCAAGCGGGTTCATTGTCGCTACGACGGTAAACGGCGTCGGGAGTTCGAGCGTCGACCCCTCGATAGAGACCTGCCCCTCCTGCATCGCTTCGAGGAGTGCGCTCTGTGTTTTCGGCGGCGCACGGTTGATCTCGTCAGCGATGACCAGGTTGGTAAACACCGGCCCCTTCTGCAGTTCGAACTCCCCGTTTCGCTGGTGATACACCGTCGTGCCAGTGATATCCGCCGGGAGCAGGTCAGGCGTCATCTGGACCCGAGAGTGCTGGAGGTCAGTCGCGTTGGCGACGAGCGTGGCAATCGTGGTTTTCGCGACGCCGGGGACCCCCTCCAGAAGCACGTGCCCGCGTGTGAGCATTGCGACAGTAATATGTCGAAGAACCTGCTCGTTACCGATAAGAACTGTTTCCGTCTCCTCTCTGAGACGGTCGTACAGTACCGACGGATCAGTCATTACGTTGACGTTCAGGCCGCTGTTTAATAACGGCTTCCGTTACTCGCTCCACCTGAGCGGCCTCCCAGTCCGGGTGACGGGCTCTGAGATACTTCTTGACGCCCTCTCGGGACAGGTGTGGGTTCGGCTCCCGGCCCCGCGCTTCGCGAAGCCGCTCCCGAAGAAACGCATCGAGACGACGGTCGTACGCGAAGAGCGCCCCGACCAGTGCGACGCCACAGAACAGTAACAGCACGTCAGACCGCTGCACTGCGAGGACGGCAGCGGCCACTGGCGGAACGCTACCGGCGTGTGAGTAGTCTAGCAATGCGGTATCGTGGTCGGCAACGAGGTTCCTGGCAAAGCGACGATTGTCACCCCGGTCAAGCATCGCATTCACGAAGAGACTCGGGTCACTGACGGCAATGACTCGACCGTCGCCCACTGATTCGCTCGTGACGACGGGTCGAGACGCTAACTGCTCCTCGCCGTCGAGTGCGCCGTTGCCGTCGGTGTCGAGATAGGCGTATTCGGAGGTGGTGACGAGCGTCGTCGCGTTGCCGGCCCTGACAGTCGTGCCGTAGTTGAGGACAATAGTATCGACGCCCGCTGTCTCCGAGTAGTTGCCGACCGGTGTCGCTTTCGGGAGCGAGGCGTTCCGGTAGTAATTCCGGTTGTCATACACTGGCCGGCCATCGAAGCGTGCATCCGCCCCGACAGCAGCAAGCAGGTCATTTCCGTGTGGGCGGTAATCCTCGGCAACGACGAGTGTCCCGCCGCTTCGGACGAACTCAGCGATTCGTGTCCGCTCGCTGGACGAGTACGGCTCCGCCGGCGAGAGAACAACCGCAACAGTGTCGTCCGGGTCACTGGCCGGATACTGACTCACGTTCGTTCCGACAGTCACGTTTGCACCGGCGTCAGCTGCGACGGTTCGGAGTTCGTCTGTCCCGTCCCACTGGGAGTTATACGCACCGAACGCTGGTGAGGACGTACTCGCAGCGTAGACGAGTGCGATGACCGTGAATGCGGTGTAGGCGGCGAGTAGTAGCTGTGGGAGCGTGAGCGACGGGAGCCAGGAATCGTCGGGAGACGGTGTCAGTGCCATCAGACCAGCCCCGGTGGTAGAATCGCAAGGATCCGCTTGATGACTACGTAGGCAAAGCCCACCAGACCGATTCCGATAAGCCACCAGAGTCGTCGCCGCCAGCGCGGCGAGACGGTCTGCGGTGCGACCAGTTCGACAGTGACGAGAAACCCGATCAGCGAGATGACGAAAAACAGCTCCAGCGTCAGCGCATCCAGCAGGGTCAACACGAGGATGCTACCAAGCACCCACATGAGATGCCCGTAAATGAACTGCTGGCGCTGTCGGGTCGCCATACAACGGCGTTCTTGTCGGCAGACAGTCAAAGTTCCGACCGACAGCCGCCAGCAGAGAGTGGTTTATCTGACATTCTAGCAGTGAGAGTTAGTCGTCGCTAGGCTGTTTTTCGGTACCCGAATCGTCATCGGGCGTCCGCGTTCGGTCACCGCTCGGAAGCAGCGAGACTGGTGACGCTGTCAGATACGGCACCGTTGCGACGAGGGCACCGAACAGGGCGAGCGAGACGCCGCCGACGAAGATCGCTGCGAGGATTGCCGGCGGTGTCCGCGCGGAGAGACGGAACCCGAAGAAGACGAGCCAGCCAGCCCGCTCCAGCAACTGCAGTGCAACGACCGACAGGCCGAGCGCGAGGCCAGTTGCCGGAATCGCGATACGAGCGATGTCGGCCAGAATTGTCCGCAGAATCCGCCACTGCGTCGCGCCGGTCGAGCGGTGGATGCCGATAGCCTGCCGACGCGCGTGGACCCCCTGTGCGAACGTCGCTGTGGTACTGCCGACGGTACTCAGCGCCGAGAGGACGACAAGGACACCGAGAATCAACTGAACGTTCCCGAACACGCCTTCGACAGACCGTTCGATGGGTGTGCCGGACGCGTACGACCCGCTACTTGCCACTGCAGATGCCAACCGGCGGTCACCGGTCACCTCATACTCCGCTGTGGTGAGGGTCGTCCCGTTGGCTGTCACTCGATAGGTGTACGTTCCGGGCTGGCCGCGTCCGTTATCCGGTGCGAACCGCGTTTGGGTGGCGTTTCCGGGCGGCATGTAGACGGTCCGGTTCCGGGAGACACCGGGACCGATGACGCCAACGTTGCGTGTGATCGGTTCTTGCCAGGGATTCGCGAGCCCGACCCTGAGCGTTGGCGTCGTCAAGACCGACCCTGACGACGGCGATATCGACAGCTCCCCGTACAGTTCCCGCTCCGTTCCACGGACGATCTGAATGTCGTGTGTCGCCGTCTGGGTCCCGGACCGGGCCGTTATCGTGTAATTCCCCGGTTCGCGTGGCAGGGGAACGACGGCGACACCGCTCGACCCAGTTCTGAGCGACGGCCCGTTCACTGTGACAGTGGCGTTTGAAACCCGCGCTCCAGTTTTCGTGACGACAGGAACGGAGAGCCCCGACCCGGGCGGGGCCTGTGACGGCAACTGGTTCGGTATCTCGATAGCGTTCGGCGAGACGGCGGTCACTGAATGGGTGTACTCCCCGGCAGTAGCGTTTGCGGTCCCCTGCTCCGACGCCCTAAAGGAGACAGTGCCACTCCGTTCCTGTCCCGGCGGGACTGTCACGGTTGTAGTCCGCTGCTCGCCCCGATACCGAACTGTGACATCCCGGTCCGCCCGCTCGTTACCGACGTTTCGGACGGCGACGGTGAGATTGACTGTATCGCCCTCTGTGACACGCTCCGGGCCTGAAAGCCCCGTCACGACAGCGCCCGACCGGTTGGCGGCGACACCGTCGGCGTCGTCGATCCCTGCGACCGACCCTTTCACGCGAATCATGTGGACCTGACCCGGCCCAGTCGCCAGGTCAGCCGCGGAATCAAGCGGCAGGATGAGCAGGTCATCGAGCGTCCTGTCAGCGTCGTACCGCCCGACGACGGTGACACGGCGGACCCCGGGCTTGACGCTTCCGCTGACGGTCAGTTCGTCCCCAACCTCGACATCAAGCGTTCGTGCGAGATCGCTCCCGATGACGGCCTCGTCGTACCGCTGTGGTCGCTGGCCTTCGACCAGCGTGGCACCGGTGACGTTCGCGAACGCGTCGTACTCCGCCCCGTGAGCCATGTACGGCTGGCCGTCCGAAACCTGAGCGTAGATGATTTCGGGGCTAGCCGGGGTCCCGTCAGCCCGCAGAGCCGAGGCGTATTCGGCATCGAGGCGGCTGTTCAGCGGGTGGGGTGCGCCGGCTTCGGTGATGGTCCCGGAGCCGCCCGCCCCGCCGCCGAGCGGAGACGCGAGGCCGGCCAGTGAGACGACCAGCAGGAACGTGATGCCGAACACGGTCAGCGTCGCCGCCGTCGGGACGACCGAGCGCCACGAGAGGAACGTCGGTGTGACCCAGTTCCGGAGCCTCGCAAGCCCCGACTGCCCGGACTGTCCGGATCGAGTATGGCGGCCCCCGAGGGCAGCCGGCGGGCGAGTCGCTGCCGGATAGGCCGCGAGCGCGCCGGCCACCAGCCCCATCAGAACAAATATGCCGGCGACGCCACCGACAACAGTGGCGCTTTGCCCGGTGACCGTGATATCGAGCGCGATTGGGAGTCCAACGTAAATGGCGACGTTGACAAGCGCTTTGATCAGAATGAGTCCGACGGCGTAGCCCAGAACAACGCCAGTGGTCACGAGGAGACCAGCGCGGAGCGTAAACAGGAGTCCCACGCGCCACCCCGACGCGCCGGTCGAGCGGATGACCCGAATCGCGTCGAGTCGGTCGCGAACGCTCATCCGCGTGACGTTGTAGACGACGATCAGGACCAGCAATCCGCCGGCGGCCGCGGCGATACCAAGCGCCCAGAGGACCTGCTCCAGACCGCCGAGGACGTACAGGAGCGCGCTGACCAGCGGTGCCCCTTCGCTGGGCAGACTCCCCAGTCCGGTTCCGCTCGGGCTATGATTCACAACGAAGTAGCCGGTGACGCCGACCTGCTGTGCGGTCGAGGCGTTCGCCACGTACCACTGATCCGAGAGAAATGTCGTCCCCCGTTCCTGTGGCACGACGGTGAGCGAAACGGTGCCGTTCGAGCCGCTTACCGTCCGGGTTCGCTGCTGGGGAACCGGTCCCCGACCGTCAACGCCGCCCGGAATCGTCGGTAATCGCCCCTCCTGCCACTGGGCCGACCCCTCGATGAGCACGCGTGGCGTATCGGGCGGGATTCCGACGAGACGAACGTTGGTCTCGTTTACCGTCGCCGTCGCTGTCGGGAGGACGGTGACATCCCCACTGGTTTCGGGCGGACCGTTGTCCGCGTCGTGATAGGTGACAGTCCCGGAGTTCGCAAGCGGCTCGGCGAACGTTTCCGAGTACGTGACGGCGGTGAACAACAGCAGGACCGTGCCGATGAGAAACGCGGCCGTTACCGCGACGACGACGACCGTGAGCCGATCACGTCTGGACCAGCGAAACAGGAGGGCGTTTCGGTATCCCATCGGTTCGTTAGTTCGTCTCCGTGGACGGGCTCGCGTCCGGTGTCGAGGCGGCATCAGAAACGAGCGTGCCGCCGCGAATGAACAGCCGTTCGTCGAACCGCTGTGCCAGTTGCGGGTCGTGGCTGATGACGACGAGGGCGGTCTCCGTCGATTCCTTCATGCTGAACAGGAGGTCTAGCACCGACTCGGCTGTGTCCGGGTCCAGCTGTCCGGTCGGCTCGTCAGCGAGGATAATCTCGGGGCGGTTTGCGAGCGCCCGCGCGATTGCGACGCGCTGTTTCTCGCCGCCGCTCAGCGTCGCAGGATACTGGTGTTCAAGCCCGGTGATTCCAAGGCGTTCAAACAGGGTGTCCAGCCAGTCTGGGTCGCGGTCGCCCGCGTGCTCCTGCGGCAGCGACGCGTTCTCGCGGGCTGTCAGGTCACCGATAAGCTGGAAGTCCTGAAAGACGAATCCGAGCGTGGTCCGTCGGAGGCTCGCACGCTGGCGTTCGGACAGCGTACTCGCGTCCCGACCGTCGACCTCCAACCGGCCGCTAGACGGGGGTTCTAGCAGCCCGAGAACGTTGAACAGGGTCGACTTGCCGGCCCCGCTCGGTCCCTGAACGAGCATTGCCGCGTCGGACCCGACCGTGAGTGAGACGCCGTCGAGAATCGTTGTCCCCCGTCGTGTGACACACAGTTCCGAACCGACGAGGACGGGGTCAGTCATTGTCGGCCTTTCTGCCGGCCTCGTATTGTATGCCACGGTTACATACCCGGGAAAAACGGGGCTGGGGCCGAGCCTCAGCAACTCGTCCGGTTCCCGCTGGGCCGAACGAGATACACAGAGTCGAGGCCGCGCGTGTCATAGACTACGTCGTTCTCGTAACGCCACTCCTCTAGCGCCGCGGGCGTGGTTTTCTCACTTCCTGCCGGGAACAGGTGTGCCCCGGTCGTCCCCCACGACGCCCGCGATAGCGTCGGGCAGTTGGGTTTCGCACCACCACCGAGCCACCGGGCAGTCGGCTGGTACGTTCCGTTGATCGCGCCCGGATAGTACAGGTCGACAATATTGGTGAACGGGTGGTCGGACGCCCACTGCTCGTCGACGTGGTCCGCAGTAAACGTCGCGGCCGCGAACTGCGATTCGGTCGCTCCGGTCGGGAACGCCAGCGTATCGAGATTGACGAACGCGATGGGCATCGTCGCAACCGCAGCAACCACGACAATGATCGTCAAAACGGTTGCGAGGCGATGACTGTGCGTCCGTACCGTTCCAAGCCCGCCGTCTGGCGACGGCGACCCCTGATAGGCGACCGACGCGACGCCGATGCCAGCGAGTACGAACAGGGGGAGATGGACAAAGGTCTGTCCGCGAAGCGCCGTCCCGTAGTACTCCGGCGTCAGCGAAGCGGTCAGCGAAAAGTACACGATGACGATTGGCGCCAGCAGCAACGCCAGCACGACCGGGCCGATCAGTCGACGGTCACGGCTCGCACGCGGGAGGCCGACGACCGCAAACACCACCGGAACAGCGAAGGCCGCGACCAGTACCAGGAGGCCAGTCGGCGTGGTCTGTGTCCCGGGGAACACGGTCTGTACCGCGTTCGCACCGAGGGTCAGGAACCAGAGCCCGACCGCGCCGCCGATGGTCACCCGCTGGAGGCGAGCGCTCGTCCGCTGGAACCAGACCAGCGTCGCTACCAGCACGACAACCCAGGCAAGGAACAGGCCCGGATACGCGCTGACGCGGTCGACGTACGGGACCTCCAGAAGCGAGCGTTCTGCGATCCGATAGTACCCCCACATGTACACCCAGAAGCCCGCGACGACAGCGAGGGCAGTAACGGCGTCACGGCGGGTCGGAATCCGGGCAAGATGGGCGGCTAACACCCCCGTCAGCACCAGCGCAGCGATGAGTGAGCTGAACGTATGCAAAAGCGGGAAGGCAGCGAACAGGACGACTACAACTGCCCCCCATCGACGCCGGTATCGCTCCGTCTTGAGCAACCGATGGACGGCAATCGCAAACAGCGGAAGCAAGAGGAACGCCAGCGCCTCCTCGTCGGTCTGTCCGGTCCGTCGGAGATAGATGCCCTCCACCGCGAGCCCCATCCCCACCACACCCATCGCCAGCGTCGTCCGCGAGTGACGCCAGCGACTCGACTGCGCGAGGCGTTTGGCTAGCGCCATCGCTGTCAGGCAGGACGCCCCGCCGGTGACCGCGACGACCGGCTGGGCGATGTACAGCGGTCGTTCACCGGTTAGCGAACCGACGACCGTCAGCACAGCAGTAAACACGATGTTGTCCGCGCGGAAGCGTGTGAGCGGAAACGTCCCCGTCCGAAGCGTGTCCCTCGCCAGAGCGACGTAGCCGAATCCGTCTAGCGTCGAGGGCAGCGGTGTCCAGTGGAGCGTCGTCAGTCGGGCCGCGACTGCCACGGCCAGCACAGCCACGATGAGCAGCACCCGCCCCGTCCGGCCGTCACTCATTGGCGGGTCCTACAGCGGGTGGGTGTAA from Haloarcula rubripromontorii harbors:
- a CDS encoding AAA family ATPase; translated protein: MTDPSVLYDRLREETETVLIGNEQVLRHITVAMLTRGHVLLEGVPGVAKTTIATLVANATDLQHSRVQMTPDLLPADITGTTVYHQRNGEFELQKGPVFTNLVIADEINRAPPKTQSALLEAMQEGQVSIEGSTLELPTPFTVVATMNPLEMEGTFKLPEAQRDRFQMKLVTEIPDSDEERAILDRFDANPALDADSISQVLSRDELLDARAVVPETHIEDSIKEYILALVGATRDHRNVIHGASPRATIALQNTAKAVARLNGRKYVIPDDVKEMALPVLRHRLIMSSDAELSQISAETVIEEILQSTTPPGSDTDHSTGVETAVGDGGTKREFE
- a CDS encoding DUF4350 domain-containing protein, with translation MALTPSPDDSWLPSLTLPQLLLAAYTAFTVIALVYAASTSSPAFGAYNSQWDGTDELRTVAADAGANVTVGTNVSQYPASDPDDTVAVVLSPAEPYSSSERTRIAEFVRSGGTLVVAEDYRPHGNDLLAAVGADARFDGRPVYDNRNYYRNASLPKATPVGNYSETAGVDTIVLNYGTTVRAGNATTLVTTSEYAYLDTDGNGALDGEEQLASRPVVTSESVGDGRVIAVSDPSLFVNAMLDRGDNRRFARNLVADHDTALLDYSHAGSVPPVAAAVLAVQRSDVLLLFCGVALVGALFAYDRRLDAFLRERLREARGREPNPHLSREGVKKYLRARHPDWEAAQVERVTEAVIKQRPERQRND
- a CDS encoding FtsX-like permease family protein, whose amino-acid sequence is MGYRNALLFRWSRRDRLTVVVVAVTAAFLIGTVLLLFTAVTYSETFAEPLANSGTVTYHDADNGPPETSGDVTVLPTATATVNETNVRLVGIPPDTPRVLIEGSAQWQEGRLPTIPGGVDGRGPVPQQRTRTVSGSNGTVSLTVVPQERGTTFLSDQWYVANASTAQQVGVTGYFVVNHSPSGTGLGSLPSEGAPLVSALLYVLGGLEQVLWALGIAAAAGGLLVLIVVYNVTRMSVRDRLDAIRVIRSTGASGWRVGLLFTLRAGLLVTTGVVLGYAVGLILIKALVNVAIYVGLPIALDITVTGQSATVVGGVAGIFVLMGLVAGALAAYPAATRPPAALGGRHTRSGQSGQSGLARLRNWVTPTFLSWRSVVPTAATLTVFGITFLLVVSLAGLASPLGGGAGGSGTITEAGAPHPLNSRLDAEYASALRADGTPASPEIIYAQVSDGQPYMAHGAEYDAFANVTGATLVEGQRPQRYDEAVIGSDLARTLDVEVGDELTVSGSVKPGVRRVTVVGRYDADRTLDDLLILPLDSAADLATGPGQVHMIRVKGSVAGIDDADGVAANRSGAVVTGLSGPERVTEGDTVNLTVAVRNVGNERADRDVTVRYRGEQRTTTVTVPPGQERSGTVSFRASEQGTANATAGEYTHSVTAVSPNAIEIPNQLPSQAPPGSGLSVPVVTKTGARVSNATVTVNGPSLRTGSSGVAVVPLPREPGNYTITARSGTQTATHDIQIVRGTERELYGELSISPSSGSVLTTPTLRVGLANPWQEPITRNVGVIGPGVSRNRTVYMPPGNATQTRFAPDNGRGQPGTYTYRVTANGTTLTTAEYEVTGDRRLASAVASSGSYASGTPIERSVEGVFGNVQLILGVLVVLSALSTVGSTTATFAQGVHARRQAIGIHRSTGATQWRILRTILADIARIAIPATGLALGLSVVALQLLERAGWLVFFGFRLSARTPPAILAAIFVGGVSLALFGALVATVPYLTASPVSLLPSGDRTRTPDDDSGTEKQPSDD
- a CDS encoding ABC transporter ATP-binding protein codes for the protein MTDPVLVGSELCVTRRGTTILDGVSLTVGSDAAMLVQGPSGAGKSTLFNVLGLLEPPSSGRLEVDGRDASTLSERQRASLRRTTLGFVFQDFQLIGDLTARENASLPQEHAGDRDPDWLDTLFERLGITGLEHQYPATLSGGEKQRVAIARALANRPEIILADEPTGQLDPDTAESVLDLLFSMKESTETALVVISHDPQLAQRFDERLFIRGGTLVSDAASTPDASPSTETN